The genomic DNA CAGATACTCCTTGCAGATAAGAACGTCAAAGGTGTATTCGTTAACATATTCGGCGGGATAGTTCGCTGCGAGAGGATTGCCGGCGGCATCATGGAAGCTGCGAAAGAGGTAAAACTCACAGTGCCGCTTGTTGTAAGGCTGGATGGTACCAATGCGAAGGAAGGGCTTGAGATGCTCCGGAGTTCGGGACTGAACCTCGAGGTCGCATCCACCATATGGGAAGGGGCACAGAAGATCGTTAAGCTGGCTGGAAGCAGTAAATAATCTGTAAATTAATGAGAGGATATCAAAATGAGTATACTTGTCAATAAATCTACACGGCTTATGGTACAGGGGATCACAGGCAAGGAGGGTTCATTCCACACGAGTGCCTGCATGGAGTATGGCACCAATATAGTTGCCGGAGTTACCCCGGGCAAAGGGGGCATGGATTTTGAGGGTGTGCCTGTATTCAATACCGTGAGTGAGGCAGTTGCAGCAACGAAACCCAATGTCTCAATGATCTTTGTTCCTCCCGGATTTGCAGGAGATGCCATCATGGAGTCTGTTGATGCAGGCATCCCGCTTGTGGTCTGTATTACTGAAGGGATCCCTGTCAATGATATGGTGCAGGTAAAGAGATTCATGGCTGGAAGGAACAGCAGGCTTATCGGACCCAATTGTCCCGGCATTATCACACCCGAGGAATGCAAGATAGGGATAATGCCCGGCTTCATCCATAAAAAGGGACGCGTTGGTGTCATATCAAGAAGCGGCACACTTACTTATGAGGCGGTGTGGCAGATAACAAAGGTCGGCCTAGGGCAATCAACCTGCATTGGTATCGGAGGTGACCCTGTCAATGGAACAAACTTCATTGACCTCCTTGAGATGTTCCAGAACGACAAAGAGACAGATGCCATTGTCATGATAGGTGAGATCGGCGGCGACGCAGAGGAGCATGCTGCAGAATTTATCAGGAGTAATGTCTCAAAGCCTGTGATCGGCTTTATTGCAGGCATCACGGCACCACCAGGAAGGCGCATGGGACACGCAGGCGCCATTATATCCGGCGGAAAAGGGACAGCATCAGAAAAGATGGCTGCCATGGAAAAGGCCGGCATTAATGTCGTGCGTAACCCGGCCTTAATCGGTCAGACAGTAGCTGAGTCACTTCAGAAATCGTAATATCACATAATAGGACAAATAAAATAACCCCGTGCTTAATTACCTCATTGAAAGCCGGCCAGACAGGCCGGCGCTGCATATTTTTCCACAACCTATCCACAGATTATCCGCACATTTTCCACCATGTATCCACAAAATAATGGGTATATCGAATAAATAAATCGCAATATGTAGTTTTTTCCCCTTGACAAGAAATCCAAACAGGTGTAAACTTTTTTTCGCATTTTAGGATTTGATTTTTTAACTATTCTGAGCGCGAGCACCCACATATTTTTTCATAAATTAATCTATTTTCTTTTACAGGAGGTCTCTTATGCCCACAAGAGAAGTTTTAGCCCCGGTTTTTTCCCAGAACGCAATCAAAGTCCTTGAGAAAAGGTACCTTGCAAAGAATGACAAGGGACAGGTAACAGAAACACCTGCAGAGATGTTCAGGAGGGTTGCGCGGAACATAGCCCAGGCAGACTTCATCTATGACAGCAATGCAGGTGCGGCACAGAGTGAGGAAAAGTTCTACCAGCTCATGGTTAAAAAGGAATTCCTGCCAAACTCACCCACTCTGATGAACGCGGGCAGGGAACTTCAGCAGTTATCTGCATGCTTTGTCCTTCCTATAGAAGATTCCATGGATGGAATATTTGAATCCGTAAAGCAGGCCGCTATCATACACAAGTCCGGAGGCGGGACTGGCTTCTCCTTTTCAAGGCTGAGACCAAAGAACGATGTGGTTCGTACTACAGGCGGCATTGCCTCAGGCCCTATCTCGTTTATGAAGGTATTTAACCATGCAACTGAGGCTGTAAAGCAGGGTGGAACAAGGCGCGGTGCAAATATGGGCATACTGAGGGTAGACCACCCTGATATAACAGAATTCATAGATTGTAAGATCAATGAGAGTGATGTGACAAACTTCAATATAAGTGTGGCTGTTACTGATAAATTCATGGAGGCTGTTGCAAAAGATGAGTTGTATGACCTGTTAAGTCCGAGGACAGGGGAGCCGGTCTCAAAACTCCGCGCAAGGGAGATATTTGACAAGATAGCAAATAACGCATGGAAAAACGGAGAGCCGGGGCTGTTTTTCATAGATACGACAAACAGGGCAAACCCGACTCCACACGCAGGCGGCATAGAGGCTACAAACCCATGCGGCGAACAGCCTCTTATCCCGTTTGAGTCCTGCAACCTCGGCAGTATAAATCTTGAGGTTCATGTAACCCACATGGATGGGAGGGCTGTTGTTGACTGGGACAGGCTTGAGCGGACAGTCAGAACATCGGTTCACTTCCTCGATAATGTTATTGATATGAACCACTACCCTATTTCACAGATAGAGGAGGTTACAAAGGCAAATCGTAAGATAGGCCTTGGGGTAATGGGTTTTGCAAGGATGCTCTATAAACTTGGAATAGCATATGACTCAACAGAAGGGATAGAGTGCGCCCGCAATGTAATGCGGTTTATCAGGGACATGGGACACAGTGAGTCAGAGAGGGTGTCGGACAGACGTGGTGTATTCCCCAACTGGAAGGGCTCAGCATATGAGAAACAGGGGAAGAGGCTCAGAAATGCCTATATTACTACAGTCGCCCCTACAGGGACTCTTAGCATGATTGCAGACACATCCGGAGGTTGTGAACCTGAGTTCAGTCTTATATGGTATAAGAATGTAATGGGAGGAGAGCACCTTCCATATGTTCAGGAATCATTCATAGAAACCGCCATGTCTGAGGGATTCTGGAGCGAAGAGCTTATCAATAAGATAATAGCAAACCATGGATCGGTACGGGGGATTAGCGAAGTACCGGCAAAATGGCAGACTATTTTTGCTACGGCCCATGATGTTTCGTCCGAATGGCATGTACGTATGCAGTCTGCATTCCAGGAATACACGGACAGCGCGGTTTCAAAAACAATCAATATGCCTTTAGGCGCCACAATAGATGATGTTAAAGACGCCTATGTCCTCGCCTATAAACTCGGCTGTAAAGGGATTACAGTATACAGGGATGGCAGCCGCTCTGAACAGGTAATGAATGTAGGAAAGAGTGGGGACAAGGCCAGGACAGAGATAAATATCAAACAGGCGCCGGAAATTACTCAGCAGGATGACCGCAGGGAGACCAGGCCGTCGCTTCCTGTTATCGAACCAAGACCAAGGCCCAAGACCACAACCGGCGTTACAAATAAGATGAAGACATCCTGCGGCGACCTTTATGTAACTATCAATGAAGATGAAGACGGAAGGCCCTTTGAGGTGTTTTGCAACATGGGAAAGGCAGGCGGG from Nitrospirota bacterium includes the following:
- the sucD gene encoding succinate--CoA ligase subunit alpha produces the protein MSILVNKSTRLMVQGITGKEGSFHTSACMEYGTNIVAGVTPGKGGMDFEGVPVFNTVSEAVAATKPNVSMIFVPPGFAGDAIMESVDAGIPLVVCITEGIPVNDMVQVKRFMAGRNSRLIGPNCPGIITPEECKIGIMPGFIHKKGRVGVISRSGTLTYEAVWQITKVGLGQSTCIGIGGDPVNGTNFIDLLEMFQNDKETDAIVMIGEIGGDAEEHAAEFIRSNVSKPVIGFIAGITAPPGRRMGHAGAIISGGKGTASEKMAAMEKAGINVVRNPALIGQTVAESLQKS
- a CDS encoding vitamin B12-dependent ribonucleotide reductase, whose protein sequence is MPTREVLAPVFSQNAIKVLEKRYLAKNDKGQVTETPAEMFRRVARNIAQADFIYDSNAGAAQSEEKFYQLMVKKEFLPNSPTLMNAGRELQQLSACFVLPIEDSMDGIFESVKQAAIIHKSGGGTGFSFSRLRPKNDVVRTTGGIASGPISFMKVFNHATEAVKQGGTRRGANMGILRVDHPDITEFIDCKINESDVTNFNISVAVTDKFMEAVAKDELYDLLSPRTGEPVSKLRAREIFDKIANNAWKNGEPGLFFIDTTNRANPTPHAGGIEATNPCGEQPLIPFESCNLGSINLEVHVTHMDGRAVVDWDRLERTVRTSVHFLDNVIDMNHYPISQIEEVTKANRKIGLGVMGFARMLYKLGIAYDSTEGIECARNVMRFIRDMGHSESERVSDRRGVFPNWKGSAYEKQGKRLRNAYITTVAPTGTLSMIADTSGGCEPEFSLIWYKNVMGGEHLPYVQESFIETAMSEGFWSEELINKIIANHGSVRGISEVPAKWQTIFATAHDVSSEWHVRMQSAFQEYTDSAVSKTINMPLGATIDDVKDAYVLAYKLGCKGITVYRDGSRSEQVMNVGKSGDKARTEINIKQAPEITQQDDRRETRPSLPVIEPRPRPKTTTGVTNKMKTSCGDLYVTINEDEDGRPFEVFCNMGKAGGCEGSQNEAIGRLISLAFRSGVSPQSIIRQLIGIRCNQPYGLGKNIIHSCADAISKAVLEYMMAKQENAGPEVNFQFDRRIGSACPDCGCEMEFSEGCEKCHFCGHSKCY